The Solanum lycopersicum chromosome 8, SLM_r2.1 DNA segment TGGGTCAGGGCTCGTACGGTTCACAACAGTGACCTACAGGGCAAGAcaattatagtgggttttcagggtccacaaagcagttcccaggtcagagattttattttacttgtggagatcccgatcatctaatgcggcagtgtacttctCAAAGAGGTCATGGTGGGCgtcgacctaattcttcattccatagtagaccaccagcaccacagggtagaggtcgtggcagagttcagtaggtagaggtgatagaatttctagtagtggtgttgcagctcagcagagtgggggtagaTGTACCACCCAGGCTGGAGGTGGACGATgaggccactgctatgctttcccgGGGAGACCTGAGGCCCAAGACctctgatgctgttattacaggtatcatcccagtataccatcgacctgcgtctgtgttgtttgatccaggttctacattctcttatgtgtctacgtattttgctgctaaatttgatatgatatgtgatagcatgactgtacctattcgtgtttctacacccgtgggtaagcccttagtggtggatcgagtgtatcgatcctgtcttgtttctttggctgggtatgacacttgggtagacttaatcattgtggggatggtggactttgatgttatcttgggtagggattggctttctccttatcatgttgtccttgattgtaatgctaagactgtgactttagcaatgtctggtgttccgagggttgagtggaagagtgttagtgcTTCTTATCCTAGCAAAGTCATCTCTTTTATTCGTGCTCAAAGACTGGTagagagggggtgtttgtcttacataggttttattcgggatactagtgttgaaccacctcccatggactctgttcccgtggttcaggagtttcccgatgtatttccttctgatcttccaggtAATCCTCCCGATAGAgatatcgattttgctattgatttggagccggaCACTAAGCCTAATTCTATCCCTCCATATCGTATGGCTCCAGCAgtgttgaaagaattgaaggatcagttgcaggatttattgagtaagggttttattcgccctagtgtgtcaccttggggtgcccctgtattgtttgtgaagaaaaaggatggaactatgaggatgtgtattgattacagacagttgaacaaagtaacactgaagaataagtatcctcttccgcgtattgatgacttatttgatcaattatagggagcatcattgttctctaagattgatttgaggtatgggtatcatcagttgaagattagggcatcaaATATCCCTAAGATAGCTTTTCGGACCCGGTATGGgtattatgagtttctagtgatgtcattcggattgactaatgccccagcagcattcatggagtttATGAATGGGTTGTTTCGACCAAACCTTGAtacttttgtgattgtttttatcgatgacatcttggtttactccaaGACTGTGGAGGACCATGTCTGACActtgaggattgtacttcagaggttgagagaagagaaattgtatgccaagttctcaaagtgtgagttctggcttacttctgtgacattcttggggtacgtggtgtccaaggagggtattagagtggATCCGGCCAaaattgaggcagttagaggctggacgcgacctacttcacctactgagattcggagttttgtgggattggcaaGCTATTATCaacgatttgttcagagtttctctactattgcagctccattaactagattgactcTATAGGATGTGCGTTTTTAGTtgtctgatgagtgtgagcagagctttcaaaaactcaagaccttgttgacttctgctcctgtgttgactctactTGAGGAGGGTGTAAACTTtactgtttattgtgatgcttcaggagttggtttgggttgtgtgttgatgcagaaggggaaagtgattgcttatgcttctaggcagttgaaatcccatgagaagaactaccctactcatgatttggagttggcggctgtggtatttgtacttaagttattgcgtcattatttgtatggggtgcatcgtgagatcttcactgatcatcgaagtcttcagtatatctttagccagagggatttgaacttgaggcaatggagatggcttgagttgctgaaggactatgatgtgaccattctgtatcatccgggaaggccaatgttgtggccgatgctctgAATAGGAATACtcatagcatggggagtcttgtaTCTCTTAGTGTTGAGGAGAGACCATAGGCTAGAGATGTTCAATTGTTAACTAACAGTCTTGTTCGATTGCAGATCTCAgaggagagtgatgggatgattgcttttattgaggctcaaTCTTCTTTAATCGAGCAGATTCGTgcacaccagtttgatgatgTAAAATTATatctcattcgagacaaagtattgagtggggaagctaaggaggttGTCCTTGATTCTAATGGTATCTTACGGATCAGAGGCAGGATTTGTGTGCCTAAgacaggcgatttgattagattgattcttgaggaggcccattattctcggtattccatccatTCGGGAGCGGCGAAGAcgtatcatgatctgagtcagcattactggtggtgtggaATGAAGAGAGATAATACAGactttgtttcgaggtgtttgacttgccagcaggtcaagtgtgagcaccagcggcccgggggtgtatctcagaggatgcctattcctacttggaagtgggagcggattactatggactttgttgtgggtttgcctaccacagtgggtggttatgattctatttgggttgttgttgataggctgaccaagtcttCCCACTTCATTCCAGTTCGGGTGAAGTATACGacagaaaagttagccgagcTATATTTCAGTTAGtttgtgcgactacatggatTTCCaatttctatcatatcatatcgaggttcactatttacttctcatttttagaaggcattacaacatggtctgggtactcagttagatatgagtacaacatttcaccctcagacagatggtcaatctgagggGACtattcaggtattggaagatatgcttctagtatgtgtgatcgattttggtgcaagatgggatcgacatttacccttagcgTAGTTCGCCtttaataacagttatcactctagtatccaaatggccccatttaaggcattgtatggtagacggtgtagatctccgattggttggtttgattcggcggagatggactctttggatacaaacttgcttagagatgctatggaacAAGTCCGTATGATTCTATATAGATTGTTGACAGCCCAATGTCGACAGAATAGTTATGCAAACCAGAGAGTTAGAGCTTTAGtatttatggagggtgatcatgtttggctccgagtatcacccatgaagggtgtgatgaggtttggaaagaagggcaagcttagccctaggttcattggaccttttgagattttgagccgagtgggagaggtggcctataagtttgCCTTGCCACCTAGTTAGTCGGtagttcatcctgttttccatgtctctatgcttcggaagtatattccggatgaatctcatgtgctttcacttgactccgtggagttgggtccagacttgacatttgaggaggagcctatagctattaTGGATAGGCAGgttcgaaagcttaggaccaaggagattgcttcagtaaaggtgcaatggaagcaccgatcagtgggagaggcaacttgggagactgagtctgacatgcgtgccagatatactcaactttttgaagcttcaggtactttatttaactttatgttcgaggacgaacatgatttttagtggtggataatgtaatgacccgctAGGCCATTCTGAAAACTAGTTATGTCTCTTTAATGAAGGTCCCTTTCCGTAAAATTTTAATGGGAATTTTGAATTACTAATTTTACTATGGTTATTTAATTAGtgaatacaattttaataatttatttaatattctatACTATTTGGCCCatgttttaaaagtaatttagtagggtttaataattttagtctaaaaaataaaagaagaaaacaaaacttGGGAAAACGGAAGCAATGACAATCACCTCGGCGAATTCCAAACTTACCGGCCAAATTCCAAGGTAATCCAAACATAATCTGGTAatgtatatatgaatgaatattctattattattattataaaaaaaaattggttttgaaagaaaaagaaaagaaattgaatttgaataacCTATGCTAACAtttttttagtggaaaattgTTAATGGCTATTAATGGCATGATGATTGAACAATGATTGACctttttagtaataataattaggaATTAGGAATGAGATATGCAGTAATAACATTATTAATTGTTTGAGTTATACGGTCAATATGTGTACGAAAATTTAATGTTGAGTTGAAaatactattaataataatattaaaattaaataaaacctaatAGCATCTAACTGATGcatcaaaaataatatgataataatatcaAATGATTGAACATGATTAAACAATCACTACGAGGGATAACATCAACTAAGTTTTATGTAATATTATGCCGATTTTAATGGGTTTAATATTCTTTTTGGTGGTTTAAAAATTGTTGGATCTTCCTTATCGCTAAGATAGTATTAAGTAAGTTTTGTTGTATTCATATATCTAGTTAAATATCTAGTCAAATAGTATTGTATGAATATCATTAGATTTATGATATTCAGAAGAATTgaatgtaatgacctgtttagtcattttgagcagcagattttatttcgggaaaaacaggctgaggcgacggaccccacgacggaccgtcatgggcatgacggaccgtcgcagggtctcgtttcaaaacacttagaaaaactgaaaattgggtactgaaaatcgactctctaaacttcgtaacgaaatggcaggacggaccgtcacaggtgtgacggaccgtcacagacccttggtggaaatttgggtctctgaactttgcgacgacctgcaggacggaccatcgcaggcacgacggcccgtcacaggttgcacaatcccagtccgggtcggatttctttatacgttttaagggacattttttactattcctgctttaattataagattagtgggttaatgttaataagtctaattacttgggggttaaaagaggtaaccttaagttaattagtgggttattattgccatcttttacacttgattatatgttaattagggtaaaagaaagagggtttgaacaagaaaaatagaaagaacaaagagaaaacagaaaaggaaagagaacaagtagagagagagaaagaaacgaagaggatagcaaggattttgagaagatagcttgttgatagcaattcttcggtggaggtaggttatggttttcatgctttcatagtaaactcttaatagagaatgatatgtattggtcgtattgtaaaccctgctatgtgcttaattgtatgcatgcatgaacgtgattatataattgtgattgtattaagcatgatgaagttattgaattccaaatctgataaaaacctaatcacttttaatgatgatgccttggtaagaaagaaggcttgatgaattgatggaaggagattaggggatcgggtatcacgaaccgacacgtagtattaggggatcgggtgtcacgaaccgacacgtagttttaggggatcgggtgtcacgaaccgacacgtagtattaggggatcgggtgtcacgaaccgacacgtagtattaggggatcgggtgtcacgaaccgacacgtagatttaggggatcgggtgtcacgaaccgacacatagatttaggggatcgggtgtcacgaaccgacacatagatttaggggatcgggtgtcacgaaccgacacatagatttaggggatcggagtgtcacgtaccgacacaagaggattaatgaatattgagggagcggagtgtcacgtaccgacacaagagaaataaagataatgaatcttgaaagatgttaatatactcaatctaatgaacatgattcccaaatgagtatggtattgatgcttgagtcctcatgtgtgaacttgacggtaattgttaatgatatagtatatttttgttgctacatgttgagtatcatagttgattttatgatattacttggtatatattgatttctattttgagttggtcgatgatatctactcagtacccgtgttttgtactgacccctacttttatgttttcttcttgtttatttgtggagtgcagcaaacgtgccatcgtcttcaacttaacagtaattcaagccattcttactacatcgaaaattcagggtgagctaatgcttttagcttggactggatcttcttcttcaagtcttgatgccttgaacttccggcatggactagcttcttatgtatttttagcttttagaatactcttagtttagtcatttgatcgtagatgttcttgtgatgatgacttccagattttggggaataatagatgttgaattttagaagttactgaattggtctttatttaatgagtttaagtcctccgcattactttctgttgatattatattgaaatgttaaggttagattggttggttcgctcacataggagggtaagtgtgggtgccagttgcaacccggtttgggtcgtgacaaacttggtatcagagcattaggttcgttggtctcatcacacaagaacgagtctagaagagtcttaaggaacggtagggggacgcctttacttttcttttagaggctataagactttaggaaaattccattctttctttctttcgtgctactacttaaatccaattggtatctaggtgatacaaattggtatctgaccatcttcattctctttcgcagatggttcgaactagagcaacgactacgccaacaccaacaccagcaccgacaggacagggtgcgtctgagccagccactggggctgtagctcgaggaagagcagcggcaagaggccgtggtagaggtcgtaggaggacgtcctctaggggtagaggacgagcacctagcccatctgatactagggcagtgactcctccactgactgaggaagtaataagaaaaggggaggatggggaaactgaacaagtgcagaatgagggattgccaccccaacctaccccagagatgatcaatcaggttctcgcctatcttagtgggttgtctgatcaaggtcaggcacctccagtgttttctgcgccaacacctccggtttcagaagtacaacatgcagccactatggctcctcgtatggatgcctcattggacataggcacatttccacgtctgactactgggcctataatgacaaatgatcaacatgaacttttcagtaagttcttgaaattgaaacctccggtcttcaagggtgctgaatcggatgatgcttatgattttctggttgactgtcacgagctactacacaagatgggtatagtagaatggtttggtgtggagtttgtgacttatcagtttcaagggaacaccaaaatgtggtggcggtcacatattgagtgtcaaccaacagaggcaccacctatgacttgggcctcattctctagcttgtttatggagaagtatatcccccgaactttgaggtataggaaaagggatgagttcttgagcctagagcaaggtaggatgtcggtcaatgcatatgaggctaagtttcgtgcattatcccggtatgccacccaactatgtttcagtccacaagagcggattcgccgttttgtgaaggggttgaggtcagagttgcagatttcagccttacaggtagcggctacggtaaaatccttccaagaggtggtagacttcgtgatagaggtggaaggagtgaagccagatgacttcaccacgacatcgacatcaaaaaggttttgaaagggaggtgagtttaatggttcttactctagaggacaaggttccggaggttactcagttcgacccattcagtcttcactacagactgtagttgggggtccacctcagaccggtcaacacttctctgagagacctacgcttgactccagagagtgttatgggtatggggagactgggcatattaggagaaattgtccaaaacagagttatagacccccaatggctagaggtagaggtggtcatggtagaggccgtcattctggaggacgtggtagtcgaggtaatggtggtcaccaaaatggccgaggtgatgggcaaactggagccactacatcacaacatggtaggggcaacagacagacgaacgatagggcccattgttacgcttttcctgggcggtctgaagcggaggcatctgatgctgtcatcacaggtaatcttctggtttgtgattgcatggattctgtattgtttgatcctggatccacattttcttatgtatcttcctcatttgctaatggtctaaatttacattgtgaattacttgatatgcctattcgtgtttctactccggtgggtgagtctgtggtagttgaaaaggtgtataggtcttgtttggtgaactttgtggggagcaacacttatgtagatttggttatcttagaaatggatgattttgatgtaattctgggtatgacttggctttctctgcaatttgtgattttggattgtaatgctaaaacagtgacgttagccaagcctgggacagatccgttagcttgggagggtgactacacttccaatccggtgcgtatcatctcccttcttcgtgctaataaaatggttagtaaagggtgtttagctttcttgacacatctcaaggatgacactacccaagtaccttcgattaagtcggtttcggtggtccgtgagtttctggatgtgttccctgcagatcttcctggtatgccaccagatagggatattgatttttgtattgaccttgaaccgggtactcgccccatttctatacctccttatagaatggctcccgcagagttaagagagttaaaagcccaacttcaagagttgttaaacaaaggctttattagacacagtgcatctccttggggtgctccggttttgtttgtgaagaagaaggatgggagttttcgaatgtgtatagactacagacaactaaaaaaagtaaccataaagaacaagtatcctattccccgcattgatgacttgttcgatcagttacaaggtgcttgtgtcttctctaagattgacttgagattcggttatcatcaattgaaaatacgggcaacggatatGCCAAAGattgcttttcgaacgaggtatgggtattacgaatttgtagtgatgtcttttggtcttacgaatgcccctgctgcgttcatgagcttgatgaacgggatttttaagccatatttggacctcttcgtgatcgtatttattgatgatatattggtatactcaaagagcaagaaggaacatgaagagcatttgagaatggtattggaaatgttgagggagaaaaagctttatgccaagttcactaagtgtgagttttggctagatgcagtgtccttcttggggcacgtggtttctaaggatggagtgatggtggatccttctaacattgagacagtgaagaattgggtaagacctactaatgtgtcagaaataaggagctttgttgggttagctagctactaccgccgatttgtcaagggattctcttctattacttcccaattgacgaacttgactaagcaaaatgttccatttgtatggtcagataagtgtgaagaaagctttcagaagctcaagactttgttgactaccgcacccattctcaccttgccagtgaaaggtaagaatttcattgtctattgtgatgcattctattcgggtttgggtgcagtgctaatgcaagagaagaatgtgattgcttatgcttcaagacaattaaaagggcatgaacgtaactacccaactcatgatttggaattggccgcggtagtgtttgcattaaagcaatggagacactatttatatggggttaagtgtgaggtctatacggatcatcgtagtctacagtatgtctttactcagaaagatttgaacttgagacagagaagatggatggaactactaaaggactacgacatcaccattttgtatcatccggggaaggcgaatgttgtagcggatgctttaagtagaaaggcgggaagcatgggaagtctagctcacttgcaagcctctagacgcccattagctagagaggttcagactctagctaacaacttgatgagattagaagtaaatgagaagggaggattgttggcttctgtggaggcaagatcttcctttcttgacaagattaagggaagacagtctgatgatgagaaactgcgccgaattcaagataaggtattgcgaggagaggctaagaaagcacaaatcgatgaggaaggtgttttgaggatcaagggaagggtatgagtaccccgcgtcgatgatttgatcaacactattctgacagaggctcatagtttaaggtattctatacatccgggtgcaaccaagatgtatcgtgacctaaagcaacacttttggtggagtagaatgaagcgtgatattgttgactttattgccaagtgtccaaactgtcaacaagtaaagtacgaacaccaaaggcccggaggaacacttcagagaatgcccattccggaatggaagtgggaaagaattgcaatggactttgtggttggtcttccaaggacaatgggtaagtatgactctatttggatgattgttgataggttaactaagtctgctcattttattccggttaaggtgacttacaatgccgagaagttagccaagatctatatctcagaaatcgttcgattgcatggggttccactatccatcatatcagatagaggtacgcactttacttctaagttttggaaaacattgcatgcggaattgggtactaggttggaccttagtactgcgttccatcctcagaccgatggtcagtctgagcgaacgattcaagtgttggaggatatgcttcgtgcgtgcgtgatagaatttggtggccagtgggatagcttcttacccttagcggaattttcatacaataatagctatcactcgagcattgatatggctccatttgaggcactatatgggaggaggtgtaggtctcctattggttggtttgatgcattcgaggttagaccttggggtactgaccttttgagggattcgatagataaagtgaagtctattcaagaaaagcttctagcggcgcaaagtagacaaaaagaatatgcagatcgaaaggttagagacttcgagttcatggaaggtgaacaagtcttgttgaaggtttcgccaatgaaaggggtgatgcgatttggtaagcgaggtaaacttagcccaaggtatattggtccatttgaagtacttaagcgagtaggggaggtggcttatgagttagccttgcctccagggctgtccggagtgcatccggtattccatgtgtctatgttgaaaagatatcatgggaatggaaattacattatccgttgggattcagttttgcttgatgagaa contains these protein-coding regions:
- the LOC138337874 gene encoding uncharacterized protein, whose product is MTVARGHGCGAAPVRGRAREVSTEPQIDSRENQLSSHALAIILNETERIRRFVRGLTFSIRSAVFRASREGASFQSIVSTTKEVELTEREEFGDPKRARISGQFHGASPGGRGSQRLSRVGVDVPPRLEVDDEATAMLSRGDLRPKTSDAVITAMSGVPRVEWKSVSASYPSKVISFIRAQRLVERGCLSYIGFIRDTSVEPPPMDSVPVVQEFPDVFPSDLPGNPPDRDIDFAIDLEPDTKPNSIPPYRMAPAVLKELKDQLQDLLSKGFIRPSGASLFSKIDLRYGYHQLKIRASNIPKIAFRTRYGYYEFLVMSFGLTNAPAAFMEFMNGLFRPNLDTFVIVFIDDILRLREEKLYAKFSKCEFWLTSVTFLGYVVSKEGIRVDPAKIEAVRGWTRPTSPTEIRSFVGLLSDECEQSFQKLKTLLTSAPVLTLLEEGVNFTVYCDASGVGLGCVLMQKGKISEESDGMIAFIEAQSSLIEQIRAHQFDDVKLYLIRDKVLSGEAKEVVLDSNGILRIRGRICVPKTGDLIRLILEEAHYSRYSIHSGAAKTYHDLSQHYWWCGMKRDNTDFVSRCLTCQQVKCEHQRPGGADQVFPLHSSSGEVYDRKKALQHGLGTQLDMSTTFHPQTDGQSEGTIQALYGRRCRSPIGWFDSAEMDSLDTNLLRDAMEQVRMILYRLLTAQCRQNSYANQRVRALVFMEGDHVWLRVSPMKGVMRFGKKGKLSPRFIGPFEILSRVGEVAYKFALPPS